One Glycine max cultivar Williams 82 chromosome 6, Glycine_max_v4.0, whole genome shotgun sequence DNA segment encodes these proteins:
- the LOC100784966 gene encoding transcription factor bHLH30 yields the protein MEMEDFLWGGGIDEDVTKRKSDGFEGSNGVIGSGWCGSSFSLVLDRERGELVEEPVRLEKKGVSTERSIEALKSHSEAERKRRARINAHLDTLRSVIPGAMKMDKASLLGEVIRHLKELKKNAAQACEGLMIPKDNDEISVEEQEGGLNGFPYSIRASLCCEYKPGLLSDIKQALDALHLMITRADIATLEGRMKNVFVIISCKEQNFEDAAYRQFLAVSVHQALKSVLNRFSVSEDILGTRKRRRISIFSSSSLEDFL from the exons GCAATGGTGTGATTGGAAGTGGGTGGTGTGGTTCATCTTTCTCTCTGGTATTGGATAGGGAGAGAGGGGAGCTTGTGGAGGAACCTGTGAGATTGGAAAAGAAAGGGGTGTCCACTGAGAGAAGCATTGAAGCTTTGAAGAGCCATAGTGAGGCAGAGAGGAAAAGGAGGGCAAGGATTAATGCACATCTTGATACACTTCGCAGTGTGATTCCGGGTGCTATGAAG ATGGACAAAGCATCATTACTTGGTGAGGTTATTAGACATTTGAAAGAGCTGAAGAAGAATGCAGCACAAGCTTGTGAGGGTTTGATGATACCAAAGGACAATGATGAAATAAGTGTTGAAGAACAGGAGGGTGGGTTGAATGGTTTTCCTTATTCAATTAGAGCATCACTATGTTGTGAATATAAACCCGGATTGTTGTCTGATATAAAACAAGCACTAGATGCTCTCCATCTTATGATAACAAGGGCAGATATTGCAACCTTGGAAGGCAGGATGAAGAATGTCTTTGTGATAATTAGTTGCAAAGAACAGAACTTTGAAGATGCCGCATACCGTCAGTTTCTTGCCGTTTCTGTTCACCAAGCTCTCAAGTCTGTGCTCAACAGATTTTCTGTTTCAGAGGACATTTTAGGAACCAGGAAAAGAAGAAGGATTTCTATATTCAGTTCTTCATCTTTAGAAGATTTTTTGTAA